In the Acidobacteriota bacterium genome, one interval contains:
- a CDS encoding MbtH domain protein yields the protein MSQLVKRLAEGRHPVTASRAEGSVSKFKESLDRNYVHIEFTGTRGGTELEFELDQDCCKLEADFEKGQGTVHLEGLLNLDDIDVRCRADIQLETLSGTGHLVVTD from the coding sequence ATGTCGCAGTTGGTCAAGCGGCTGGCCGAAGGCAGGCACCCCGTGACGGCGAGTCGCGCGGAAGGTTCGGTCAGCAAGTTCAAAGAAAGCCTGGACCGCAACTATGTCCACATCGAGTTCACCGGCACCCGCGGAGGTACCGAACTGGAATTCGAACTCGATCAGGATTGCTGCAAGCTGGAAGCTGACTTTGAGAAAGGACAGGGAACCGTTCATCTGGAAGGTCTTCTCAACCTCGACGATATCGACGTCCGCTGCCGGGCCGACATCCAGCTTGAGACGCTTTCAGGCACTGGACATCTGGTGGTCACCGATTAG
- a CDS encoding MFS transporter, producing MFSLLTQRNYGLFWFGDLISGIGDWVRIAALPFFIYEITGSALATGSMFVAQALPTLLFGSLAGVFVDRWDRKRTMIISAIARALILLPLLLVTSAEYVWIIYAVAFAGAIVSLFASPAYSAIIPALVKEDDLIGANSLGHLNDNFARLIGPSLGGALLAMTGLVGVVLIDAFSFLLSAALIGLIRLDTKSKRQEAEEETAAEPAQAVAKSRSAAWVKVWRDWVEGLKMVARRGPLASVFLVQTIALLGDNILTVLFVVFISDTLKAGSLEFGWALTARGLGGLIGGLVVGQFGKKLKASRVFSLGLTGSGLFFLAVVNSRSLWLVLVLVTLAGITAVAWLSGGYTQLQRSTPDAYRGRIFGTFGTTASLMTLTGMAAGGFLADLIGHLTMLNVAAALYLVAGLLAFALFRGSAGGEVKYEAPSEEEALQPEGDKESTSKLEKAL from the coding sequence ATGTTCTCATTACTGACTCAACGAAACTACGGTTTGTTCTGGTTCGGTGACCTTATCTCGGGGATCGGCGACTGGGTGCGAATAGCTGCTTTGCCTTTTTTCATTTACGAGATAACCGGTTCGGCGCTGGCGACAGGATCGATGTTCGTCGCCCAAGCGTTGCCCACCCTTCTTTTCGGGTCTTTGGCGGGAGTCTTCGTAGATCGATGGGACCGCAAGCGAACCATGATCATCTCCGCCATCGCCCGGGCCCTGATTCTGCTGCCATTGCTGTTGGTGACCTCAGCCGAGTACGTCTGGATCATCTACGCAGTGGCCTTTGCAGGCGCCATTGTTTCTCTTTTCGCCAGTCCGGCCTATTCGGCCATTATTCCGGCACTGGTCAAAGAAGACGATCTCATCGGCGCCAATTCCCTAGGGCACCTCAACGACAACTTCGCCCGCCTGATCGGCCCTTCGCTGGGCGGTGCGCTGCTGGCCATGACCGGGCTGGTCGGAGTCGTGTTGATCGATGCGTTTTCCTTTCTCCTCTCGGCCGCCCTGATCGGCCTTATCCGGCTCGACACCAAGAGCAAACGGCAGGAAGCGGAGGAAGAAACTGCGGCGGAACCGGCCCAAGCCGTTGCCAAGAGCCGGTCAGCGGCCTGGGTCAAGGTGTGGCGCGACTGGGTGGAGGGATTGAAGATGGTGGCGCGGAGAGGCCCCTTGGCCAGCGTCTTCCTGGTCCAGACCATCGCCCTTCTGGGCGACAATATCCTGACCGTGTTGTTTGTCGTCTTCATCAGCGACACCCTCAAGGCGGGTTCTCTTGAATTCGGATGGGCATTGACCGCACGGGGATTGGGAGGACTGATCGGCGGCTTGGTCGTAGGCCAGTTCGGCAAAAAACTTAAGGCTTCCAGGGTTTTCTCGCTGGGGTTGACGGGCTCGGGCCTGTTCTTTCTGGCGGTTGTCAACAGCCGCTCGCTGTGGTTAGTGCTGGTGCTGGTCACGCTGGCCGGAATCACTGCGGTGGCATGGCTGTCGGGAGGCTACACCCAATTGCAGAGGAGCACGCCGGACGCCTATCGCGGCCGCATTTTCGGGACCTTCGGCACCACCGCTTCGCTGATGACGTTGACCGGGATGGCGGCGGGAGGCTTCTTGGCCGACCTGATAGGCCACCTCACGATGTTGAATGTGGCTGCCGCCCTCTACCTGGTGGCCGGCCTCCTCGCATTCGCTCTCTTCCGGGGTTCCGCCGGAGGGGAAGTGAAGTACGAGGCCCCCTCAGAGGAGGAGGCCTTGCAGCCCGAGGGCGACAAGGAATCGACTTCCAAGCTGGAAAAAGCGTTATGA
- a CDS encoding ABC transporter permease, translating to MSEILQDVRVAYRGLIKRPGFALIVVLSLAFSIGATTAIFGVVNAVALRPLPYADSERLVLLLQSLPQAGMDEIPVSAPDFLDFREQQQVFESMAAYRTESFELSGSGEPERVVGARVSPSLFPLLGSSPVLGRGFNASEEQPGRDNVLVLSHGFWQRRFAGDSGVLGQRITLNRTPHTVVGVMPANFSFPPAGPRWNNQPADLWVPMAFTAADLENRGGGFNKSVLARLKEGVSVTQASSRADELVRRIFDEKYPAALRNSPTFELRAMVVPFHQEVVGRVTRPLLLLLGAVGLVLLVTYADVGNLILSRASSRSREFAVRVSLGARPLRLFKMFLAESALLALLGGGLGLLLAWAASRVLPLLVSSDLPRVGEIGLDPTVTAFVLLLCIFTTVFFSMFPLLGAVRRNLHESLKERSSSQLPGGGRRNWTQKALVISTVALAFVLLIGAGLLIRSFTHLIETDPGFRPQQLLTLSVPLAAEAYPEADQIRAFYQRLLGKIENLPGVRAVGASNDLPLQGTEVLSFWPEGRAAENLSSPPLASHSWVLQDYFEAVGIELKQGRYFGPQDRQDSDKVVIVSETLAERIWPGQNPIGQRIKWGVAESGWPWMSVVGVVKDVKEGPLHDDASPHTYQPFLQVPDFLVADTASGQLRSLNFAIRTEGDPTSLIAAVRGQIRKLDPNLAVTDVNTMEQKLSESLAARRLMLRLVGGFAVIALLLAAFGLYGVLAYSVARRTYEIGIRKALGAQRGDLLKLVIRQGMSLVVVGIGIGLIVALASNPLLSGQLYRVKSTDPLTFAAVLLVLLTVALLACYLPGRRAAKVDSIIALKSD from the coding sequence ATGAGCGAGATTCTTCAGGACGTGCGAGTCGCCTATCGAGGATTGATCAAACGCCCGGGCTTCGCATTAATCGTGGTGTTGAGCCTGGCTTTCAGCATAGGAGCAACCACGGCCATCTTCGGCGTCGTCAACGCGGTGGCCCTGCGCCCCTTGCCCTATGCGGACTCCGAACGTCTTGTGCTGCTTTTGCAGAGCCTGCCGCAGGCCGGCATGGACGAGATACCGGTGTCGGCTCCCGACTTTCTGGACTTCCGAGAGCAGCAGCAGGTGTTTGAATCGATGGCGGCTTATCGTACTGAGAGCTTCGAACTGTCCGGCTCGGGGGAACCGGAACGTGTGGTTGGGGCGCGAGTTTCTCCCTCCCTTTTCCCCCTGCTGGGGTCTTCCCCAGTCCTGGGGCGGGGCTTCAACGCCTCCGAGGAACAGCCGGGACGAGACAATGTCCTCGTCCTGAGCCATGGGTTCTGGCAGCGCCGCTTTGCGGGAGACAGCGGCGTCTTGGGTCAGAGAATTACCTTGAACCGTACGCCTCACACCGTGGTCGGCGTGATGCCGGCCAACTTTTCCTTCCCTCCTGCCGGACCGCGCTGGAACAACCAACCAGCCGATTTGTGGGTTCCCATGGCCTTTACCGCTGCTGACCTCGAGAATCGGGGCGGCGGCTTCAACAAGAGCGTCTTGGCCCGATTGAAGGAGGGCGTCTCGGTAACCCAGGCCAGCAGTCGGGCCGACGAGCTGGTTCGCCGTATCTTCGATGAGAAGTATCCTGCGGCCCTGCGCAATTCACCCACTTTCGAACTGAGAGCCATGGTAGTGCCTTTCCACCAGGAAGTGGTGGGCCGCGTGACCAGGCCGCTTTTGCTCCTCTTAGGCGCCGTGGGCCTGGTCCTCCTGGTCACCTACGCCGATGTGGGCAACCTCATCCTGAGCCGCGCTTCGTCGCGCAGCCGCGAATTTGCCGTGCGCGTGTCGCTGGGGGCCCGTCCCCTGCGCCTGTTCAAGATGTTTTTAGCCGAAAGCGCGCTGCTGGCGTTGCTTGGGGGCGGACTGGGACTCTTGCTGGCCTGGGCCGCCTCACGCGTTCTTCCCTTGCTGGTGTCCTCCGATCTCCCGCGGGTCGGGGAAATCGGCCTGGATCCCACGGTAACGGCCTTCGTTCTGCTCTTGTGCATCTTCACCACCGTGTTCTTCTCAATGTTTCCGCTGCTGGGTGCTGTCCGCCGCAACCTGCACGAATCGCTTAAGGAGCGGAGCAGCAGCCAGCTGCCAGGTGGGGGCCGCCGCAACTGGACTCAAAAGGCCCTGGTGATCTCGACGGTGGCTCTGGCTTTTGTCCTGCTCATCGGCGCGGGCCTGCTGATCCGCAGCTTCACGCATCTGATCGAGACCGACCCCGGCTTTCGCCCTCAACAACTCCTGACGCTGAGCGTCCCCCTGGCCGCAGAAGCCTACCCCGAAGCCGATCAGATCCGCGCCTTTTACCAGCGCCTGCTGGGCAAAATCGAGAACCTGCCCGGAGTACGAGCGGTGGGCGCATCCAACGACTTGCCTCTTCAAGGAACGGAAGTCCTGAGCTTCTGGCCGGAAGGGCGTGCCGCCGAAAACCTCTCATCACCGCCCTTGGCTTCACACAGTTGGGTGCTTCAAGACTATTTCGAAGCGGTGGGCATCGAACTCAAGCAAGGCCGCTACTTCGGCCCCCAGGACCGGCAGGACAGCGACAAGGTGGTCATCGTCAGCGAGACTCTGGCCGAGCGCATTTGGCCAGGGCAGAATCCCATCGGCCAACGAATCAAGTGGGGAGTCGCCGAATCGGGCTGGCCCTGGATGAGCGTGGTCGGCGTCGTGAAAGACGTCAAGGAAGGTCCTTTGCACGACGATGCCAGTCCACACACCTATCAACCATTCCTGCAAGTCCCTGACTTTCTGGTTGCTGATACTGCCAGCGGACAACTTCGATCCCTGAATTTCGCCATCCGAACGGAAGGAGATCCCACGAGCCTGATCGCGGCGGTGCGAGGCCAAATCCGCAAGCTGGATCCCAACCTGGCCGTCACCGACGTCAACACCATGGAACAGAAGCTCAGCGAATCGCTGGCCGCCCGGCGCCTCATGCTTCGCCTGGTGGGAGGCTTCGCCGTGATCGCTTTGCTGCTGGCCGCTTTCGGACTCTACGGCGTACTGGCCTACTCGGTGGCCCGACGAACCTATGAGATCGGCATCCGCAAGGCCCTGGGGGCTCAGAGAGGCGACCTGCTCAAGTTGGTCATCCGGCAGGGGATGTCCCTGGTGGTGGTGGGAATCGGTATTGGCCTCATCGTCGCGCTGGCCTCCAATCCTCTTCTGAGCGGCCAACTCTATCGGGTCAAATCGACCGACCCCCTCACCTTCGCCGCGGTCTTGCTGGTGTTGCTCACGGTAGCCCTGCTGGCTTGCTACCTTCCCGGCCGGCGAGCCGCCAAGGTTGACTCGATCATCGCCCTCAAGTCTGACTAG
- a CDS encoding uroporphyrinogen-III synthase → MTPSVLITQGESKARRLRQPLESVGIAVHAIPLIEIKELECAELEASLRELPSFDWLLFTSSNSVAIMAGRARLLGKWPPQRVKVGVVGPGTAKALEREGAQADLIASDHRAEGLLAGLQAREGSLRGRKILLPLARIARPWLREALEEAGARLSAPAVYDTVPAESNRAALNELLRSNPPDVIALASSSAAENLVALTDSLHLLKPCAIAAIGPVTADTARNLGLSVKILPAESSFPALAGAIRDFLQSRYRSLVRNDR, encoded by the coding sequence TTGACGCCCTCCGTTCTCATCACCCAGGGCGAGAGCAAAGCGCGGCGCTTGCGCCAGCCGCTGGAGTCGGTCGGAATCGCTGTCCATGCAATTCCGCTCATCGAGATTAAGGAACTGGAGTGCGCCGAGTTGGAAGCCTCCTTGCGTGAGCTCCCGTCCTTCGACTGGCTGCTCTTCACCAGTTCCAACTCGGTCGCCATCATGGCCGGGCGGGCCCGGCTTCTGGGCAAGTGGCCTCCTCAGCGGGTGAAAGTGGGCGTGGTCGGACCGGGTACGGCCAAAGCCCTGGAAAGGGAGGGCGCCCAGGCCGACTTGATCGCCTCTGATCATCGAGCCGAGGGACTGTTGGCCGGCCTGCAAGCCCGCGAGGGCTCGCTGCGGGGACGCAAGATCCTGCTGCCTCTGGCTCGAATCGCCCGTCCCTGGCTGCGGGAAGCTCTGGAAGAAGCCGGCGCCCGCCTCTCGGCGCCGGCTGTTTACGATACCGTCCCCGCTGAGTCCAACCGCGCCGCCCTCAACGAGCTGCTTCGCAGCAATCCCCCCGACGTCATCGCCCTGGCCTCCTCCTCGGCGGCCGAAAACCTTGTAGCCCTCACCGATTCCCTCCACCTCCTCAAACCCTGCGCCATCGCCGCCATCGGCCCCGTCACCGCCGACACCGCCCGAAACTTAGGCCTGAGCGTCAAGATTCTCCCTGCCGAGTCCTCCTTCCCCGCCCTGGCCGGCGCCATCCGCGACTTCCTGCAGTCTCGCTATCGGTCTTTGGTCAGGAATGACAGATAA